In Chrysiogenia bacterium, the genomic stretch GACAGCCAGTGCCGTGGGAATAGAGAAGAAGGCAAGCAGCAACACCGGCGCCGCGGCGTAAAAGTGCCAGGGCGGCTCGAAGTACATCGCATAACCGAGCAGCACCGGCGTGAGAAAGATGAAGATCATCCAGGACGAACCGGCCAGGGTTTCCAGAAATTTTGAATAGAAAACCGACTCGCGCTTGACCGGCGTAGCGAAGACGAGATCCAGCTCGCGCGAGAGGAAATACACCGAGATCGCGACGATCACGTTGGAGTAGACCAGTACCGTCAGCGCCATGATGACGATCCAGCTCAGCACCTGTTTGCCGAACGCAGCAGCGGCGGTAGGGACGATGTGCTCCACACGCCAGAGGCCGCGCCAGACGCCGGCAAAGACGATCAGCCAGAAAAATGCACCCACTGCGCCGATGAACAGCGCGCGGGTGCGCGTCTGTCCGAAGCGGCGGAATCCGTTGCGGGCGCCCTGAATTTTCGGGCGAAGTAGCAGTGCGACCTGTTGCATACCGCCCCGGATCGTATCCGATCCCGGCGGCGTGGGCTATTGGGGACGCGGCCTTAGCCGGAGGCCGCAATTCTCGGGGAGACAGCGGAGAGAACAGAGATGGCCTGGTAGCCGATGCGGATGACGGCGTTGAGGTCGATGGGCTGACCGATGGCGTAGGATCCCGAGAGTCCGTCGATCACGGATTTTACGAGCTGCGCCAGCGTTGCGAGCTCTGGATCGATCTCGTCGAGCTTCATGGCGCTGAACAGCGGCATCGCATCGCCGCGTAGCGCGACGCCGATGGCGGCGACAATGGGGCGGTGGTAGTGCTCGACGAGCAGCGTGCGGATCTCTTCGTCGCGTACGGCGGCCTCGGTCATTACGAGCATGAACTTCGAGCTGCTTGGGCTCTTTTCGACAAAGCGGGCAAAGCGCTCGGCCACGCCCAGCAGGTCTTCGAGCCCCTGCGTGCGCGCAGTCCCGTCACCCAGCGCGATCTCCTGCACTTCTTCGAAATGGTGGCGGATGCAGTCGATGAACAGATCGCGCTTGCTCTCGTAGCGAAAGTAGATGGCGCCCTTGCTCAGGCCCGCACGCTCGGCAATGTCATTGATGCGCGCGGCTTCGTAGCCCTTTTCGATGAAAAGCGCTTCGGCTGCCTGCAGGATCTGTTCGCGCCGTTCCTCGTGGGAAAGGTGCCTGGTCACTTGGTATCCTCGCGGGTGAGAATGAACCACATGTCGTGCCACTTGCCCTGCTTGTGAACGCGGCCGATGCTCATGTGGGCGCTGATGCCCCACATCCAGTCGTGCGCTCCGCCATAGACGAAGCGTCCCAGGCGCGCGGCGGCGGGCAGAATCTTCGGCCAGCCGGGCATCTTCTGGGTGGGAGTCTTCGTGTAGTTGATGGCGAACTGCTTGAGCCCCTCGGGATTGTCGAGGACTTCACCCACGAAATAGCCCGGCCCAGTGAAGAGCTTGAAGGTCTGTTCGTTGTAGCCGGTGATCTCGTCGCCGATGCGGGCAAAGCGCTTCTGGAAGCGGTTGAAGGCCGGCGCGAAGTTGCGACCCTCGTGAATGACCTCGGTATTCACGCAGCCGTCTGGAACAAAGTAGGAGAGCTCGGTGGTGCGACCGTGGGCCATCTCGTAGAGCGCGCCCTGGAGCTTGCCGCCCACCGGGCCCATTTGGGCGACGCGCTCGGCGTGGCTCATGGCGTCGAGGGTTTTGGCGATCTCATCGATCGAGGCCTTTTCGCGTATTGCATCGGCCAGGGAAAATCGTGTATTCATGGGGCACCTCAAAAAAACCGGTTGGTCGGTTTGCAGACTCCCACATTCCCGGCCCCGCGTCAAGAGGTGGTTCGGGGTGCTCTGGAGGGTCCAGCCGGCGGGTTCTTCGCATCACCGGGGAGCCCCGAGGGACTGGTCCGGGGGCAAGCGATGGCTCACCATGGTGGGCACGCGAAAAGTCTGAGGAGGCGCAATGTTCGGATTCATTCTGGGCGCCCTGCTCGCCCTTGCGGCGGTGCGGGTCTTCGTTGGCTACGGCCGTTCCGGCGGATTTCGCTATCTCTCCGGCCGAGACGCCGCCGTGCTGGACGCCGTGGGTGAGGCCATGTTTCCCGCCGGCGGAGCCATCGCGGCCTCGGCTCGCGACGCAGGGCTGATCTCTTACATGGACGATTATTTTAGCTGGCACTCGCCGGCGAACCGTTTCCTGATGAAGCTGCTCTTCTTTTTGTTCGAGCACGCGACGCTCGTTTTCGGGCCGAGCCGCCGCCGGCTCTCCGCCCTCGATCCGCGCGCGCGTGAGGAATACCTGGCCGGGTGGGACGAGTCGCGTTTCTACCTGCGACGAATGGCCTTTCAGAGCCTGCGGGCGATGGTGACCATGGCGTACCTGGCATCGGCCGAGGTCGAAGCGCACCTGGGCGTCGCCCGCCCGCACGCCTGTCAGGAGAAAGCGCTGATCCAATGAGTGACATCGACGCGATCTACGAAGGCATTCGCGAATACGCCGACTATGCCGGACCCGTGCGCGAGTCCTGCGACGTGGTGATTGTGGGTTCGGGCCCCACCGGCGCGGTGGCGGCCTATAACCTAGCGGAAATGGGACTCGATGTGATCCTGCTCGAAGCCGGGCCCGTGCGCCGCCCGCGGGACTTCACCACCGACGGCGCGCGCACCCTGGCGGAGGTCTGCTACGAGGGCGGCCTGCGCGCCATGCAGGGCAAGACTTTTCTTCCCACCATGCAGGCGCGCGTGCTGGGAGGCGGCTCCCACATCAACTCGGCCATCTGCGTGCGCACGCCCCAGTTCTGTTTCGACGACTGGAAGCGCAGCTACGGCGTCGATACCATCAACCGTGAAGTTCTTGAGCCCCACTACGACCGCGTCGAGGATTTCCTTGGCGTCGAACCCACGCGCGAGGAATTCCTGGGCCGCAAGAACACGCTCTTTCGAGAGGCCTGCGACGCCATCGGAATCTCCAGCGAACCGATGCGCCGCAACGTGGTCGACTGCAACGGCTGCGCCGAGTGTTTTACCGGCTGCCCGGATCGCTCGAAGAAGAGCATGGAAGTGAGCTACATCCCGGCCGCCGTGAAGAAGGGCCTGCGGGTGATGACCAGCATCCAGGTTGAGCAGCTCCTCCACAACGGGCGCGCCGCGACCGGCATCAAGGGCAGCGTGGTGGAGCCAAAGACCAACCGCGCATCCTATCCGGTGGAGATCAAGGCGAAAGCGACGATCCTTGCGGCCGGATGCCTTGCGACACCGGTCATTCTGCAGAAGAGCAACGCGCCCGATCCGGCGCAGCTCATCGGCAGGGACCTGCAGGCCCACCCGGGCGCGGCGCTCATGGGTGTGTTTCCCGATCCGGTCGATCCCTGGTTTGGCGCGACGCAGGGCTACCAGTCGCTTGCAAGACTGGAACGCGGCTACAAGCTCGAAGTCCTCTGGGCCCCGCCGGCGCTGCTTGCCGTTCGCCTGCCGGGATTCGGTGCGGAGCTCAAGGAACACCTCAATCAGCTTCGCTACAGTGCATTCTGGGACGCCTTTTTTGCACTCAAACACTCGAAGGGTTCAGTGCGCGCCAAAAAGGGCAAGAGCATGAACCCGAGCGTGAAATATCACATCTCACCGGCCGACATGCCCCAGATCAAGGAAGGGCTCGTCACGCTTGCCGAGCTTTTCTTCGCCGCCGGTGCAACGAAAATCATTCCCGGAATCTACGGGGTGCCGCCGGTGATGGAAGCCAGGGACGGCGTCGATGTGCTGCGCAACGCAGATTTAAGACCCGAACACGTGGTACTCGCTGCCACGCATCTTTTCAGCTCGACGCGCATGGGTCCCGATGCGGGCAACAGCGTCGTGGACGAAGCCGGGCAGATGCACCAGCTCAAGGACTGCTACATCCTCGATACCGGAATCATGCCGCGAAGCCCCGCGGTCAATCCGATGCTCACTGGAATGGCAATGGCGGACCGGATGGCCCAGGAAATCGGGCGGCGCTATTCCTGATCGGAGGCCGCGCGTTTTTCGTTTTCTTCGACCATGGAGCGGATCACATAGCGCAGCCACGAGGAGCGGCCCGCGCCGCCAAAGAGCAGGCGGATGTCTTCGTAGAGCGCCTTGTCCTGAATGAGCGCACCGAGTGTGCCCTCACCCTCGCGCAGTGCGCGGCTGACCTGCGCGATGTCGGCGCTGGCGGTGCGCAGCTCGGCAACGGTCCTGGCCAGATCGGCGCCCATGACCTTTTCGCCCTCATCATAAAACATGCGGTGTGCCAGCCCGTCGCCCGTTTTCACCTGCGTCGTGATCGCCTGGAGATCGGCTGCCAGGCCGTCGAGCTTGATGATCGTCTCAGCCAGATCCTCGCCATAAACCAGCGTATGCAGACTCCCCTTGCCGGCGCGAACTTCCTTGAGAATGTCATCGAAGTAGAGCGATGCATCCGCCAGATGATCCGAAGCGCGGGCGAGATCCTTGAGAATCCCCTTGTGCGCGTCCTCATAAATGATCGCGTGGATGAAGCCTTTGCCGTCGCGGATTTCCTCGACGAGCGCGCGTGCCGCGTCGATTCCCCGTGAGAGATTTTCAGCAGTTTTGGGCTGAGCATAAAGCTCGACGGCTTCACTGATTTTGCCGCTGGCCTCGCGAATGTTGGTCATGATGTCTTCGAACTGGTCATAGACCTCGCCGATGTCGAAGGGGGCCTGGCCCTCGATGTATTGGGCTTCGCGAATGGTGCCGAGCTGCAGATTGCCCTGCAGAATCTCAATGTACTTGTCGCCCAGAAGGCCGAGCTGGCGGATCTGGGCCTTGGCGTCGCGACCGATGCGGTCGGCGGCGCTGGAACTGATTTCGATGGTGACGATGACGGGTTTTTCGGTCTGGGTCTCGGCGAAGCTGATGTTGTAGACCGAGCCGATGTCCACGCCGGCAAGACGCACGGGAGCGCCCTCGAGCAGGCCGCCGATGGAGGAAAAGCGGCTGCTGACCTGCACGCGGCGGGAAAAGGGTTCGCCCTTGCCGCCCACGAAGAGCAGGCCGATCGTGAAGACAGCGATGCCGCCCAGGACGAACACGCCGACGAGCAGGTTGTTGCGTGCTGTGTTCTTCGCCATTGCCCTTTGTTTCCCCTCGGCCATTGTGGCCCATCACGCCGCGTTTGTTGAACGCGCGCGGCAACTTCCTTAAATCGGCGCCGTCCCCTCGATGAACTGACGGACGATCAGCGGTCCGCTCTCGCGCAGCTCCTCGGGCGCTCCGACCGCCGCGATTTCCCCCTCCCAGATGAGGGCCGCCCGGTCACAGGCCCCGAATACCGTGGGCAGCTCGTGGGTGACGATGATGCTGGTGACGCCGATCTTTTCCTGCAATGAACGGATGAGCTCGTTGATGCGTCGGATGTTGGTGGGATCGAGCCCGGTGGTGGGCTCGTCGTAGAGGATCACCTTGGGCTCGGTCGCAATGGCGCGGGCCAGCGCCACGCGTTTCTTCATTCCGCCCGAGAGCTCGTCGGGCCACTTGTTCTCGATTCCCGGGAGTCCCACCAGTGAGAGTTTCTCGGCAACAATGTCGGGAATTTCGTGTTCATCGGCCAGGTGCTGCTCGCGAAGCGGATAGGCGATGTTGTCGAACACGCTGAGCGCGTCGAAGAGCGCGCCGCCCTGGAAGAGCATGTTCATGTCCCGGCGGATTACCGTCATCTCGCGCTCGCTCAGGTCGGTGAGGTCCTGCCCCTCGAACCAGATCTCTCCATCGGTGGAAGGGAGCAGTCCGATGAGGACCTTCAGGAGTACGCTTTTGCCGCAGCCCGAGGGCCCCAGAATCGAAATGGTCTCGCCGGGAATGATGTCGAGACTGATCGAGCGATGCACCAGCAGATCGCCGAGCTGCGTGCGCAAGTTTTTGAAAGAAATGATGGGCTCTGGCTTCTCACCCATGGCTCACCATCCCACCAGCAAAAAGAGCTTGGAGAGCAGAAAATCCGAGATGAGCACAAGCACCAGCGCAACCACTACCGTGGTTTTTGTCGCGCGGCCAAGACCCACAGTGCCGCCGCGGGTCTGCAGGCCTTCCTTGCAGGCGACGAGCCCGACAAAGGCGCCGAAGAAGATTGTCTTGCCCACGCCGCTGGCGACGTCGCGCACCTTCAGGCTGCGCAGCACGGATTCCATGAAGAAGCGCGAGCCGACGCCGGATTCAAGATACGAAATGAGCATGCCGCCCGCGACGCCGATCAGATCGGCAAGAATTGTGAGGATCGGAAAGACGATGATGCACGCGAGAACGCGTGGGACGACGAGGCGGCGGATCGGGTCCGAGCCCAGCGCGCGGAGTGCATCGATCTGCTCGGTCACTGCCATCGACCCAATTTCGGCGGTCATGCCGGCACCCACGCGGCCGCCTACCAGCAGGCTCACGAGTACGGGGGAGAGCTCGCGCACCAGTGCAAAGGCGACGATGATCCCGACGTAGGTCTTCGCGCCAAAGCGCGCCAGGCCGTAGGAGAGCTGGAGTGCGACCGCCATGCCGGTGAAGGCCGCCGTGATGAGCGCGACGAACAGGGACTTGGCGCCGATCTCGATGACCTGTTCGACAAACAGGTCCCAGTCGCGCCGGTCCCACTTGTGGAAGAGCCGCTGGAAAAAGCCGAGCGTGAGATAGGTGAACTCCGCGACATAGTCGGTGAGTGCGATGAAGCGGCTGCCGACGCCGCTCACGCCCGAGCGCACCGGGCGCACGACCGCATCCTCGACGAGTTCATTCAGCAAGACGGAATCCCTCCAGCAGACTGATGAAGGCGGGCCGCGCCTCGTCGAAATGTTCCGGCGGGGCGACGAGGGTGAAATCGAAAATGCAGCGATTCTTCTTGAGCACCCGCACCCAGATGTGCACGGGCACGCCGTCGAGCTTGGCGTCGGCTTCGAGATCAAGCGCCTCGCGCTCGGCGAACTGGATCGTCTTTTCCCGGAGAATTTCGCGATCGGTAAAGCCCCAGAGCAGATCACGCGCCAGGTTCTGCAGACGCGCCTCGCTGTAGCGGGCGCAGACTGAGCGAACGCTGATAAGCGCCTTGTGTTCCTTGGAGTAATAGGCGGCGTCGCCTTTTTCGCCCTCCTGGAACTCCCAGTTGCTGGGAAGCGGGCCGAGTTCGTAATTCACGCGCGGGCTTTCGAAGCGACGGCCCACCATGCGCCCGGGGGCCTCCTGCGCGCCTTCCCTGGGCGGAGAACCGATGAAGGTACGCACGAGATATTCTCCGCACCCGGACATGCCGAGGGCGGCGATCAGGGCGCCGAGGCTCAGAACTCGCTGAAGGTGTCTCCGAAGGTGCACAACCAAGAATTACACCGGGGCGGGGGCTCTGTAAATGCGTCTCTTGTTTCGCTCAGTTGGCCTGTGGGTCCCCGGCGAGTCGGGGATCGGCGCCCATCTCGGGATGGGTGTGGGCCAGCACTCCGGCCGAAACCAGCCGGAATCCCCTGGCTTCGACGCCGGGGATCTCCCGTTCGAGCACCTCGAGCGTCTCGGGGTGGGGGTGGCCGATGGCCACGGCCGAGCCCTGCTCGCGTGCAATACGCAGCAGGGCCTCGAACTGGCGGGAGACGAAGTCGACGGTTTGTTCGTGATCGAGAAACACGTCGCGCTGCACGGTGCGAAGTCCCATTTCTGCTGCAACCTGGAATCCCACGGCATCGGCGTGGGTGCGTGAATCGAGAAAATAGAACCCGCGCGAGAGCAGGGGCGCGAGTGCTGCGTGCATGAGCGGCGAATTCTGGGTGAAGGCCGATCCCATGTGGTTGTTCATCCCCGTAATGCCGGGAAAATGGGAGAGATTCTGCTCCACTTTTTCGGCGACCTTCTGGGGCTTCATGTCGAGGAACACACCGCCGGGACCCGGATCGATGTGCTTTGTACGGAAGCTATCGCTCCCCTTGAACAGGGGGACCTGCGCGGGAAGCGGCTCCATGGGCTGGTGGAGAATGAGTTCGCGCCCGTCCCGGATCACCAGCGCGGCGGCTTCGTCGCTGAACTTGCGCCCGGGCAGGACCGCGAAGGTCATTGGAACCTGGAGAGCGAGCAGCCGCTCCACAGCGGCCAAGTCATAACCCAGATCGTCGATCACAATGGCGACAAGGGGAACGTCGGATTTCGGAAACGCTTCGGCCGGCGGCGCGGAATCCGCCGGACTCGACGGGGCGATGTCGGGCAAGCGGGCTTCCTCATAGACCGGCGGCGAAGAAAGCACGCGGGCCTTGAGCCGGTAGTACCCGCGTTGCAGTCGCGGGTGGGAAATTGCCAGCAGGGCAAGCCCCACCGTCGCGATGAGCAACGGCCCCAGCAGCAGCCACGTCGGCAGGCTGGGCGGGTGCTGCGACCCGGGTGAGTCTGTGGGTTCCCCGCTCAAAGCAATCAGTCGTCTCCGCGCCTTCTCCGGCGCTCCTTACTGGGCAGCGGCGCCCTCTGTGGCCGCGCGCTTGCGGTGGGCCTTGTCGAAGATGGCATAGCTCTCTACGAGCTGCAGGGCCCGGGTGAGCTGGATGTCGGCCAGCCACCAGGCCTGTTCGGCCTCGCCCTTGTCCTGCTCGCCGGACTGCCCGTTCTGGAGGTGGCCGCGCAGGTCGGCTTCGCGCCGGCGGCGACTCTCCTTCATCAGCGCCGACTCGGCCTTGCCCACCAGGAAGTCGGGCTCAATCCCGCGCGCCTGAATCAGGCGTCCATTGGGCGTGTAATAGAAGGCCGTTGTCAGGCGCAGGGCCGAGCCGTCGTCGAGTTTGATGATCGTCTGCACCGAGCCCTTGCCGAAGGTGGGCTCGCCCACCAGCACGGCGCGGCCATGGTCCTGCAAGGCGCCCGCGACGATTTCGGAGGCCGAGGCACTGCCACCGTCGACGAGCACGACCAGCGGATATTCGCGCGGCGTCTTGTTGGGCGTCGCGGCGAACTGCTGGCGCTGGGATGCGTCCCGTCCCTTGGTGGAGACGACAATGCCCGAGTTGAGGAAGGTATCGCTGACCGAGACGGCCTGATCGAGGAGGCCGCCCGGATTCTGGCGCAGATCCATGACCACGCCCGAGAGCGGGCCCTTGTTCTCTTCGCTCAGCTTGTCGAGCGCCTTTTCGAGCTGGCTCGTCGTGTCTTCCTGGAAAACGGAGATGCGCACGTAACCGTAGCCAGGGTCGAGCATCTTGGAGCGCACGCTCTTTACGCGAATGACTTCGCGGGTGAGGGTGAACTCTTTGGGATCATCCCAGCCCTCGCGCAGCACTTCGATGGTGACGTCGGTTCCGGGGTCGCCCTTGAGAAGCTCGACTGCCTCGTCGAGTCGAAGCTGATCGGTCGAGGTGTCCTCGATCGTGACGATGAGGTCGCCGGGCTCCAGTCCCGCGCGGGAGGCGGGCGTATCCTCGATCGGGGTCACGATCATGAGGACGCCGCCGCGCTGGGTGACTTCCATTCCGAGGCCGCCGAACTTGCCGCTGGTGGATTCCGAGAAGGCCTGGAATTCTTCACTCGTGATGTAGGAGCTGTGGGGGTCGAGGTGTTCGAGCATCCCGCGAATGGCGTTGTCGACGAGTTCATCGAAAGGAACGGGCTCTACATAACCATCGCGCACGACTTTGAAGGCCTTCGAGAGAATGCGCAGGCGCTCGTAGGTCTCATCATCGGCTGCCGCCGCGACCGTTCGGGCAAACAGGGCCAGACCGAGGAGGCCGGCCACGAGGAACCATCGACGGCGAGGACTGTTCTGGTTGGATTTCATCTTCACTTCCTTGCCCGTGCGCATCCAGAGCCGAAACGCATCGTGTCGGGGTTGCGGCAGTCTACTCCATCAGCAGCCAGCCGGAAGGGTCGAGGGCCTGTCCTTTTTCGCGGATCTCGAAGTAGCAGGACGGGCCTTTCAGAGAGCCGGAATCGCCCACCGTGGCGACGATCTCTCGGGCTTCGACGGGATCACCCACCTGCTTCTTCAGGTCCCGGCAATGGGCATACAGCGTATAAAAATTGTCGCCATGGTCGATGATCAGCAGGTTGCCATAGCCCTTGAACCGGTCGGCGAAAATCACAACGCCGCCGAAGACTGCTTCGATGTCGGCGCCGGGCTTGGCGGCGAACTCTACCCCGTTGTTGAAGGTCACCGTGCCGAAGCGTTCGTTGATGTTTTTGCCAAAACGTGCGAGCACCTTGCCCGGCACCGGCGGGATCAGGCTGCCGCGATAATCGGCGAACTGCAGCGAACCGGCCTTGTTCTGGAGGAGCGCCTGACTGCGAATGCGCTTGCTGATGGTTTCGAGAAGAAGCTCCAGCCTGCGTGATTGCTCGTCGAGTTCGGAGACCACCTGCTCGTAGTTGGCCTTTTCGCGCTGCACGGAGCGGACGATTTTCAGGCGGTTGTCGCGCTCGACAAGTGCCGCATCCCGATTCTTCTTGAGCGCCTGCTGCTTGTCTTCGAGTTCGATGCGCTGCTCGTCAAGTTCGGTTTCGAGCCGCGAGAGATCGGCGAGCAGGGCCTTGTATTGTTCGACCCTTTCTGCGTCCTGTTCGAGGATCAGGCCCAGTGAGTGCCGTTGGCGTTGCAGGTCGGAAATGCTCGCGGAGCTGAGCAACACACGCAGCGAGCCGGTGGGTCCGAGCTTGTAGAGTCCGACCAGACGCTTGGCGAGCGCTGCGCGTTCGAGTTCGAGTTCTTCTTTTTTGACCTCGATGGCCCGTTTATTGGCAGCGATGTCTTTTTTGAGTTTCTTGATGCGCGCCGAGAGCTTGCGCTCGGCGCGTTGCAGGCGTGCCAGCTCGCGTTCGGTGCCTTCGAGCAGATCGAGCACGCTTTTTTCTTTTTTGGCGACCTGCTCGAGACGTTCCTGCTCACCGGCGAGAAGGTTGCGCAGCTCGGTGAGTTCCTTGCGGCGCTCACTGGCCTGTTCCTGCAGGTCATTCACGCCGGAGGGATTGCCCTGCGCGTGCGCAACCAGGGGCACAAGCACGAGCGCCAGTGCCGCGCAACAGATTCCCCGGCGAAGGGCGCGCACCAGTCTAGACCTCCAGGTGGCGACCGGTGGCCACGAAGCTGGCGATCAGGCCGAGCCCCAGGCTGCCGCCCACGAGCATGGCAATCTGCGTCGTGCCCAGG encodes the following:
- a CDS encoding TetR/AcrR family transcriptional regulator, whose translation is MTRHLSHEERREQILQAAEALFIEKGYEAARINDIAERAGLSKGAIYFRYESKRDLFIDCIRHHFEEVQEIALGDGTARTQGLEDLLGVAERFARFVEKSPSSSKFMLVMTEAAVRDEEIRTLLVEHYHRPIVAAIGVALRGDAMPLFSAMKLDEIDPELATLAQLVKSVIDGLSGSYAIGQPIDLNAVIRIGYQAISVLSAVSPRIAASG
- a CDS encoding GMC family oxidoreductase, which encodes MSDIDAIYEGIREYADYAGPVRESCDVVIVGSGPTGAVAAYNLAEMGLDVILLEAGPVRRPRDFTTDGARTLAEVCYEGGLRAMQGKTFLPTMQARVLGGGSHINSAICVRTPQFCFDDWKRSYGVDTINREVLEPHYDRVEDFLGVEPTREEFLGRKNTLFREACDAIGISSEPMRRNVVDCNGCAECFTGCPDRSKKSMEVSYIPAAVKKGLRVMTSIQVEQLLHNGRAATGIKGSVVEPKTNRASYPVEIKAKATILAAGCLATPVILQKSNAPDPAQLIGRDLQAHPGAALMGVFPDPVDPWFGATQGYQSLARLERGYKLEVLWAPPALLAVRLPGFGAELKEHLNQLRYSAFWDAFFALKHSKGSVRAKKGKSMNPSVKYHISPADMPQIKEGLVTLAELFFAAGATKIIPGIYGVPPVMEARDGVDVLRNADLRPEHVVLAATHLFSSTRMGPDAGNSVVDEAGQMHQLKDCYILDTGIMPRSPAVNPMLTGMAMADRMAQEIGRRYS
- a CDS encoding MCE family protein, which gives rise to MAKNTARNNLLVGVFVLGGIAVFTIGLLFVGGKGEPFSRRVQVSSRFSSIGGLLEGAPVRLAGVDIGSVYNISFAETQTEKPVIVTIEISSSAADRIGRDAKAQIRQLGLLGDKYIEILQGNLQLGTIREAQYIEGQAPFDIGEVYDQFEDIMTNIREASGKISEAVELYAQPKTAENLSRGIDAARALVEEIRDGKGFIHAIIYEDAHKGILKDLARASDHLADASLYFDDILKEVRAGKGSLHTLVYGEDLAETIIKLDGLAADLQAITTQVKTGDGLAHRMFYDEGEKVMGADLARTVAELRTASADIAQVSRALREGEGTLGALIQDKALYEDIRLLFGGAGRSSWLRYVIRSMVEENEKRAASDQE
- a CDS encoding ABC transporter ATP-binding protein; translated protein: MGEKPEPIISFKNLRTQLGDLLVHRSISLDIIPGETISILGPSGCGKSVLLKVLIGLLPSTDGEIWFEGQDLTDLSEREMTVIRRDMNMLFQGGALFDALSVFDNIAYPLREQHLADEHEIPDIVAEKLSLVGLPGIENKWPDELSGGMKKRVALARAIATEPKVILYDEPTTGLDPTNIRRINELIRSLQEKIGVTSIIVTHELPTVFGACDRAALIWEGEIAAVGAPEELRESGPLIVRQFIEGTAPI
- a CDS encoding ABC transporter permease, yielding MLNELVEDAVVRPVRSGVSGVGSRFIALTDYVAEFTYLTLGFFQRLFHKWDRRDWDLFVEQVIEIGAKSLFVALITAAFTGMAVALQLSYGLARFGAKTYVGIIVAFALVRELSPVLVSLLVGGRVGAGMTAEIGSMAVTEQIDALRALGSDPIRRLVVPRVLACIIVFPILTILADLIGVAGGMLISYLESGVGSRFFMESVLRSLKVRDVASGVGKTIFFGAFVGLVACKEGLQTRGGTVGLGRATKTTVVVALVLVLISDFLLSKLFLLVGW
- a CDS encoding divergent polysaccharide deacetylase family protein; protein product: MSGEPTDSPGSQHPPSLPTWLLLGPLLIATVGLALLAISHPRLQRGYYRLKARVLSSPPVYEEARLPDIAPSSPADSAPPAEAFPKSDVPLVAIVIDDLGYDLAAVERLLALQVPMTFAVLPGRKFSDEAAALVIRDGRELILHQPMEPLPAQVPLFKGSDSFRTKHIDPGPGGVFLDMKPQKVAEKVEQNLSHFPGITGMNNHMGSAFTQNSPLMHAALAPLLSRGFYFLDSRTHADAVGFQVAAEMGLRTVQRDVFLDHEQTVDFVSRQFEALLRIAREQGSAVAIGHPHPETLEVLEREIPGVEARGFRLVSAGVLAHTHPEMGADPRLAGDPQAN
- a CDS encoding S41 family peptidase; translated protein: MKSNQNSPRRRWFLVAGLLGLALFARTVAAAADDETYERLRILSKAFKVVRDGYVEPVPFDELVDNAIRGMLEHLDPHSSYITSEEFQAFSESTSGKFGGLGMEVTQRGGVLMIVTPIEDTPASRAGLEPGDLIVTIEDTSTDQLRLDEAVELLKGDPGTDVTIEVLREGWDDPKEFTLTREVIRVKSVRSKMLDPGYGYVRISVFQEDTTSQLEKALDKLSEENKGPLSGVVMDLRQNPGGLLDQAVSVSDTFLNSGIVVSTKGRDASQRQQFAATPNKTPREYPLVVLVDGGSASASEIVAGALQDHGRAVLVGEPTFGKGSVQTIIKLDDGSALRLTTAFYYTPNGRLIQARGIEPDFLVGKAESALMKESRRRREADLRGHLQNGQSGEQDKGEAEQAWWLADIQLTRALQLVESYAIFDKAHRKRAATEGAAAQ
- a CDS encoding peptidoglycan DD-metalloendopeptidase family protein, with amino-acid sequence MRALRRGICCAALALVLVPLVAHAQGNPSGVNDLQEQASERRKELTELRNLLAGEQERLEQVAKKEKSVLDLLEGTERELARLQRAERKLSARIKKLKKDIAANKRAIEVKKEELELERAALAKRLVGLYKLGPTGSLRVLLSSASISDLQRQRHSLGLILEQDAERVEQYKALLADLSRLETELDEQRIELEDKQQALKKNRDAALVERDNRLKIVRSVQREKANYEQVVSELDEQSRRLELLLETISKRIRSQALLQNKAGSLQFADYRGSLIPPVPGKVLARFGKNINERFGTVTFNNGVEFAAKPGADIEAVFGGVVIFADRFKGYGNLLIIDHGDNFYTLYAHCRDLKKQVGDPVEAREIVATVGDSGSLKGPSCYFEIREKGQALDPSGWLLME